From one Eptesicus fuscus isolate TK198812 chromosome 21, DD_ASM_mEF_20220401, whole genome shotgun sequence genomic stretch:
- the DPEP2NB gene encoding LOW QUALITY PROTEIN: DPEP2 neighbor protein (The sequence of the model RefSeq protein was modified relative to this genomic sequence to represent the inferred CDS: substituted 1 base at 1 genomic stop codon), with amino-acid sequence MAPTFPPTPGHYHVLYQRWGETRVGWHGETYCLAGGYRSYGDAPLATPAKAEAEKPVPRRALKRCRPVEELDEDLGCSSPKIRRLEQGGXRLTPQKLAG; translated from the exons ATGGCTCCCACCTTTCCTCCTACACCTGGTCACTACCATGTCCTCTACCAAAGGTGGGGCGAAACTCGAGTGGGCTGGCATGGGGAGACATACTGCCTGGCTGGTGGCTACCGGTCCTATGGGGATGCTCCTTTGGCCACCCCAGCAAAG GCGGAGGCAGAGAAGCCAGTCCCCAGACGAGCCCTCAAGCGCTGTCGCCCTGTGGAAGAGTTGGATGAAGACCTCGGTTGCTCCAGCCCCAAAATTCGACGACTGGAGCAGGGTGGCTAGAGGCTGACCCCACAGAAGCTTGCTGGCTGA